CCAAGGGTGAAGCCCAACGGTTTATCGACATCTACAACGCCTATGCCCAGAACAAATCCGTGACCCGCAAGCGGCTCTATCTGGAGCGCATGCAGAACGTCATGGGCAACGCCACCAAGATCATCATCGACGAAAAAGCCCAAGGCAAGCAGGGGGTGGTCCCCTATCTGCCGCTCAACCAGATGGGCCGGTTCGGGCCGCAGCGGCCGGGAGGGAATTGATCATGAAAACCCGTTTGATCGCATTTGCCATCGTCATCGCTGCAATCGCCGTGGTGGCCTCCAGCGCCTTGTTCACCGTCCACCAGACCCAACAGGCCCTGGTGCTGCAATTCGGTAATCCCATCGACGTGAAAAATGAGCCGGGCCTGCATTTCAAGCTGCCTTTCGTGCAGAATGTGGAATACTTTGAGCGCCGGATCCTGGACCTGGATCCGCCGCCACAGGAAGCACCGCTGGCGGACCAGAAGCGCGTCAATGTGGATTCTTTCGTGCGCTACAAAATCGTCGATCCGCTTGAGTTTCGCAAAAAGGCCGGGACCGATTCCAATTTCCGCGGCATTTTCGGGGCCCAGTTGAATTCCGCCGTGCGTGCCGAGGTGGGTCAGGTGTTCCTGGCCGATATGCTGTCCGAAAAGCGCCAAGAAGTCATGGAGCGGATTACCGCCACCCTCAAATCCAAGGCGCCGGAATTTGGTGTCGAGGTGGTGGATGTGCGCATTGGGCGCACCGACCTGCCGGAAGCCACGTCGGCCGCCGTGTATAACCGCATGCGCTCCGATCGTAAGGCTTATGCCGCGGAGATCCGCGCCGAGGGTGAACGGCAGAAGCTCAACATCGAGGCCGATGCGGATCGCCAGCGCACCATCATCATCGCCGAAGCCAAGCAGCAGTCCGAGATTCTGCGCGGTCAAGGCGATGCGGAACGCACCACCATTCTTAGCAACGCCTATGGTCGGGATCTGGAGTTCTTCGATCTCTACCGGACCCTGGGGGCCTACGAAGAGGGGCTGGGCGAAGGCACCACCATGGTCCTGAGCCCGGATTCCGAGTTCTTCCGGTACTTCCAGTCGAGCACGGGGCGATAAAAACATGGAGCTTCTCTTCGCGGCGCTGGGTTTGGCCATCGCCATCGAAGGGATGCTCTATGCCCTGTTTCCCGACGGCATGCGCAACATGATGGCGCAGATCATGGAGATGCCGTCGAGGACCCTGCGTGCCGCCGGGCTGGCAGCGGCGGTGGTTGGCGTGGTGATTGCCTGGATGGCCCGTCTGGGTTAACTGTTTCCTCACGATGCCGCGATTAATCTTCTTTCTGCCCAGCTTCGGCCACAATCCCTTTGCATATTTGATCGGGTAGAGAACCTGACCGATAAGACGGAGAACAACAAAATGAGCCAACGGAAGATTGCCCGGGTATTGACTTCGGCCCGGGACTCCCTCCCGGAGGACCGCATGGTCCGTTGGATGATTGCCGGATTGCTGGCCACGGCCATGCTGGTGGCCGCCGCCGCCGCTCAGGCCCGGGGCGCTCCCGACAGTTTTGCCGATTTGGCCGAGAAGCTTTTGCCGTCGGTGGTCAATATTTCCACGACCCAGGTGGTGCAAGGGCAGCCGGGCATCGAGATGCCGCAGTTTCCTCCGGGCTCTCCGTTCGAAGACTTCTTTAAGCATTTTTTTGACCAGCAGGGCGAAGGCAACGGCATGGGCCGCGAGCCGAGAAAGCGCCGCGCCACCTCGCTGGGTTCGGGTTTTTTCATCAATGAAGGCTATGTGGTCACCAATAATCATGTGATTGAGGGTGCCGACAAGATTTTCGTGATTTTGCAGGACGATACCCGCCTGGAAGCGGATCTGGTCGGCCGCGATCCCAAGACCGACGTGGCGGTGCTCAAGCTGGTCGACGAAAAGAAAGTCGATATCGCCCCCCTTGAATTGGGCGATTCCAACAAAGTTCGGGTCGGTGACTGGATCCTGGCCATCGGCAATCCCTTCGGGCTCGGCGGCACCGTGACCGCGGGCATCGTCTCCGCTCAGGGCCGCGACATCAACGCCGGTCCCTATGACGAATTCATCCAGACCGATGCCTCCATCAACAAGGGCAACTCCGGCGGTCCCATGTTCAACCTCAATGGCGAAGTGATCGGGATCAATACCGCTATCTATTCCCCATCGGGTGGCAGCGTGGGCATCGGCTTCGCCCAGCCCATGGCGGTGGTCAAGCCGGTGATCAACCAATTGATCAAATATGGCCGCACCAAGCGCGGCTGGCTCGGGGTGCGCATTCAGCATGTGACCGAGGAAATTGCCGAGAGCCTGGGTCTCAAGGAGACCAAGGGTGCTTTGGTGGCGGGCGTCATGGAAGATGGCCCGGCGGCCCCGGCTGGGATCAAGTCCGGTGACGTGATCATCACCTTCAATGGCCGGGAGGTGACCGAGATGCGCCGCCTGCCGCGCATTGTCGCCGAGACCGAGATCGACGCCGAGGTGCCGGTGCAGGTATGGCGCAATGGCGAGGTGGTTGATCTCAAAGTCGTTATCGGTGAACTGGAAGAATCAGAGGTGGCGGAAGCCACACCAGCCAAGTCGAAAGCGAACGGCACGTCCGGCGCGGTGGGTATCGACTCCCTCGGACTGACCGTTGCGAGGGCTTCGGACTCGGTGCGCAACCGCTTCAGCCTGGGCGAAGGCGAGATCAAGGGCGTGGTGGTCACCGATGTGGACCAAGAAGGCCCGGCGGCCGAGAAGGGCGTCCAGGAAGGCGATATCATCGTCGAGGTCAATCAGTACGAAATTGGGGCGCCCAAGGATGTGATCCAGCGGATCGAGGAAGCCCGCAAGGGCAAGCGCCGCTCGGTGCTGTTGTTCGTCGAACGGCAGGGCGACCTGCGTATCGTTGGGGTGCGGCTGCGCGAAGGCTGAGCCCCCTTGGCCAAGGTATTTTGAACGGCATCCTTCGGGGTGCCGTTTTTTATTTTGCCTGTATGGTGTGGCAGGTTTAGAACCATGGGAGCCTAGCAAACCGATACCAAAGGGGGAGGGAATATGAGCGACGAAACCGTCAAGTATCTGCTATCCGAGGATCGTATTCCGAAGGCTTGGTACAATGTGCAGGCCGATCTACCGGTCCCCATGGCGCCGGTGCTGCATCCGGGGACCGGGCAGCCGGTGGGTCCGGACGATCTGGCGCCGCTGTTTCCCATGGCCTGTATCGGTCAGGAAGTCTCCACAGAGCGGGATATCGAAATCCCCGAGCCGGTCCGGCAGGTCTATCGCCAATGGCGCCCGGCGCCCTTGTATCGGGCCCGTCGTTTGGAGGAGGCCCTCGATACTCCGGCACATATCTATTACAAATACGAAGGCGTTAGCCCGTCCGGCTCGCACAAGCCCAATACGGCGGTGGCCCAGGCGTTCTATAACGCCAACGAAGGGGTCAAGAAGCTGACCACCGAGACCGGCGCCGGACAATGGGGCTCGTCCCTAGCCTATGCGGGCAGCATTTTCGGGCTCGAAGTGGATGTCTATATGGTGAAGGTGTCCTATCACCAAAAGCCCTATCGGCGCGCGCTGATGGAAGCTTATGGCGCCCGTTGCGTCCCGAGCCCGTCGACGGAGACCGCGTCGGGGCGCGCGATCCTGGAACAGGATCCGGACTCCAATGGTTCCCTGGGTATTGCCATTTCAGAAGCCGTGGAACTGGCCGCCCAGCGGGACGATACCAAGTACTCCTTGGGGTCGGTCCTCAACCACGTGCTATTGCACCAGACGGTGATCGGCATTGAGGCCATCGAGCAGATGGAAATGGCCGGGGAGCAGCCGGACGTGGTCATCGGTTGTGCGGGGGGCGGCTCCAACTTCGGCGGCCTGGCCTTCCCGTTTGTCGGCAAGAAGATCCGCGAAGGCATGGACGTGCGCATCGTTGCCGTCGAACCGGCGGCCTGTCCGACCCTGACCCGGGGCACCTTCGCCTATGATTTCGGCGATACGGCCCATCTGACCCCGCTGGTCAAGATGCATACCCTGGGTTCGTCCTTCATGCCGCCGGGCTTCCATGCCGGGGGCCTGCGCTATCACGGCATGTCGCCGATCGTCAGCCACCTGCTGGACCAAGGCCTGATCGAGGCGGTCTCGCATCATCAGACCGGCTGTTTCGAGGCGGGAGCCACCTTTGCCCGGGCCGAGGGCATCATTCCGGCTCCTGAATCCACCCATGCGGTGAAGGAAGCGGTGGACGAAGCCCTGCGCTGCAAGGCCGAAGGGGTGCAGCGCAACATCCTGTTCAATCTGTCCGGCCATGGTCATTTCGACATGGCCGCTTATACGGAGTTCTTCGGCGGCAACCTGGAAGACCGGGACTACGACGCCAAGGCCTTGGAAACAGCACTGCAAGGCCTGCCGCCCGTGGCCGCCGAATAGACCACAAAGCATCAAGGGGCGGGGCCATGGACGGTGCCGCCCCTTTTTTTCGTCCGGTAAGGCAATTGTCTCTTGACCCTCCGGGGCAGGCGGGATTCCTTGCTAGCCATACACGACTCGACAATAACTATCTGTGGAATTGATCCTGTGCCCGAGCAGCCCGCCATGCCCAAACTTCCGTTGATGCGACCGTTCACCGGCCTGCGCCCGCGCCCCGAGAACGCGGTGGACGTGGCAGCACCCCCCTATGACGTGGTCAGCCTCAAGGAGGCCGCCCAACTGGCCAAGGGCAAGCCCTATAGCTTTTTGCATATTTCACGCCCGGAAATCGGCCTGCCCGAGGGCACGGATCCCTATGCCGCGGTCGTCTATGCCGCCGGGGCGGAGAACCTGAAAAAACTGGTGGAGCAGGGCATCTTGGTCCGCGACGAGACTCCGGCCTACTATGCCTATCGGCTGACCATGGGCGATCACCAGCAAACCGGCATCGTTGGCGCCGCTTCGGTGGCGGCCTATGACGTGAATCGCGTCCGCAAGCACGAGCTGACCCGCCCGGCCAAGGAAGACGATCGGGTGCGTCAAATCGACGCGGTCAATGCCCAGACCGGCCCGGTGCTTTTGGCTCATCGGCCCGATGATCAATTGACCGCCGTGCTGGACCAAGCCACGGCCGGTCCCGCCGCCTATGAGGTGACCGACGGCGCGGGGGTGGTGCATGCTCTGTGGGTGATTGATGAGGCGGCGATCACCGCGCGGATCACCGAGTTGTTCGAGGCCATGCCCGCCATCTATATCGCCGATGGCCACCATCGGTCCGCCGCCGCGTCCCGCGTGGCCGCCGCCCGCCGCCGCAAGCTGGATCAGCCGCACGGGGACGAACTGCACGAATCCTTCCTGGCCGTGTCCTTCCCCAGCGATCAGATGCATATCCTCGACTACAATCGCATTGTCCGGGATCTTAATGGCATGAGCGCGCAGGAATTCCTGGTTCGATTGGCCGATTCTTTCACCGTTACCGTCAGCGCCTCGCCCTTCAAGCCATCGAAGAAAGGCCAGTTCGGGATGTACCTCGAAGGGCAATGGTATGGCCTGACCCCGACGGCTCCGCTTCCTGATGATCCCAAGGCCGGGCTGGACGTGAGTGTATTGACCGACCGGCTGCTCGATCCAATTCTCGGCATCAAGGATTTGCGGCGCGACGCGCGGATTGATTTTGTCGGCGGCATTCGTGGCCTTGAGGGATTACAAGAGCGGGTTGACCACACGGACTGGGAAACCTGGGCTGTTGCCTTCGCGCTCTATCCCACCGCGATGGAAGAATTGATGGCGGTGGCCGAGGCGGACGAGGTCATGCCGCCCAAATCCACTTGGTTTGAACCGAAGCTGGCCGATGGGCTGGTTTCCAATCCGTTGGACTGACCCGGCCATGAAGCGAATGAACGGTGCGGAAGGCGGAACGGGGGCCATGGGCGTATTCAAGCCCCGGTCGCACAAGGACATCCTCAAATCCCGGCTTCAAGAGCTCGATGTGGATCCCAAGCGGCTTCCCAAGGGATTCATCGCTGACTTGGTGCCGCATCTTTACCGCCATTTCATCGCCGATCGTAAGGCGCAGACCCGAGCAGAAAAAAGGAAGGCGACGGCCTATCGCCTTCCCGTGCCTTTCAGTTTTCACATCACCCAGGCTGCGCTGGTGATTGCCTGGCTTTTGGCGCCGCGCAAGAGGATGGAGGAATGGGGCAAGGGGCGGTGGATTCAGAAACTGACCTATGCCGACCGCATGGCCCCGGTGCTGAAAAAGTATGGCTTGGAGACGTCGCAGCCCGACGCATGATGGATATGGGATTACGGCCTAAAGGCTTTCGCGTTTCATATGACCCATTGTGATGGCCACCGGAGGCCACCCTGCGCGCCACGCCTGCCCCTAAGAGGCGGATTCAAAAGTATTCCTTTGATCTCAAGGGCGTATATTTCCGCTCTGG
The sequence above is drawn from the Magnetospira sp. QH-2 genome and encodes:
- the hflC gene encoding protease modulator HflC; amino-acid sequence: MKTRLIAFAIVIAAIAVVASSALFTVHQTQQALVLQFGNPIDVKNEPGLHFKLPFVQNVEYFERRILDLDPPPQEAPLADQKRVNVDSFVRYKIVDPLEFRKKAGTDSNFRGIFGAQLNSAVRAEVGQVFLADMLSEKRQEVMERITATLKSKAPEFGVEVVDVRIGRTDLPEATSAAVYNRMRSDRKAYAAEIRAEGERQKLNIEADADRQRTIIIAEAKQQSEILRGQGDAERTTILSNAYGRDLEFFDLYRTLGAYEEGLGEGTTMVLSPDSEFFRYFQSSTGR
- a CDS encoding DUF2065 domain-containing protein; translation: MELLFAALGLAIAIEGMLYALFPDGMRNMMAQIMEMPSRTLRAAGLAAAVVGVVIAWMARLG
- a CDS encoding DegQ family serine endoprotease produces the protein MSQRKIARVLTSARDSLPEDRMVRWMIAGLLATAMLVAAAAAQARGAPDSFADLAEKLLPSVVNISTTQVVQGQPGIEMPQFPPGSPFEDFFKHFFDQQGEGNGMGREPRKRRATSLGSGFFINEGYVVTNNHVIEGADKIFVILQDDTRLEADLVGRDPKTDVAVLKLVDEKKVDIAPLELGDSNKVRVGDWILAIGNPFGLGGTVTAGIVSAQGRDINAGPYDEFIQTDASINKGNSGGPMFNLNGEVIGINTAIYSPSGGSVGIGFAQPMAVVKPVINQLIKYGRTKRGWLGVRIQHVTEEIAESLGLKETKGALVAGVMEDGPAAPAGIKSGDVIITFNGREVTEMRRLPRIVAETEIDAEVPVQVWRNGEVVDLKVVIGELEESEVAEATPAKSKANGTSGAVGIDSLGLTVARASDSVRNRFSLGEGEIKGVVVTDVDQEGPAAEKGVQEGDIIVEVNQYEIGAPKDVIQRIEEARKGKRRSVLLFVERQGDLRIVGVRLREG
- a CDS encoding TrpB-like pyridoxal phosphate-dependent enzyme, with the protein product MSDETVKYLLSEDRIPKAWYNVQADLPVPMAPVLHPGTGQPVGPDDLAPLFPMACIGQEVSTERDIEIPEPVRQVYRQWRPAPLYRARRLEEALDTPAHIYYKYEGVSPSGSHKPNTAVAQAFYNANEGVKKLTTETGAGQWGSSLAYAGSIFGLEVDVYMVKVSYHQKPYRRALMEAYGARCVPSPSTETASGRAILEQDPDSNGSLGIAISEAVELAAQRDDTKYSLGSVLNHVLLHQTVIGIEAIEQMEMAGEQPDVVIGCAGGGSNFGGLAFPFVGKKIREGMDVRIVAVEPAACPTLTRGTFAYDFGDTAHLTPLVKMHTLGSSFMPPGFHAGGLRYHGMSPIVSHLLDQGLIEAVSHHQTGCFEAGATFARAEGIIPAPESTHAVKEAVDEALRCKAEGVQRNILFNLSGHGHFDMAAYTEFFGGNLEDRDYDAKALETALQGLPPVAAE
- a CDS encoding DUF1015 domain-containing protein translates to MPEQPAMPKLPLMRPFTGLRPRPENAVDVAAPPYDVVSLKEAAQLAKGKPYSFLHISRPEIGLPEGTDPYAAVVYAAGAENLKKLVEQGILVRDETPAYYAYRLTMGDHQQTGIVGAASVAAYDVNRVRKHELTRPAKEDDRVRQIDAVNAQTGPVLLAHRPDDQLTAVLDQATAGPAAYEVTDGAGVVHALWVIDEAAITARITELFEAMPAIYIADGHHRSAAASRVAAARRRKLDQPHGDELHESFLAVSFPSDQMHILDYNRIVRDLNGMSAQEFLVRLADSFTVTVSASPFKPSKKGQFGMYLEGQWYGLTPTAPLPDDPKAGLDVSVLTDRLLDPILGIKDLRRDARIDFVGGIRGLEGLQERVDHTDWETWAVAFALYPTAMEELMAVAEADEVMPPKSTWFEPKLADGLVSNPLD